Within Paenibacillus sabinae T27, the genomic segment GCGACTCTTTGGAGTTCAGACCGACTACTTTATCGACAGGCTGGCCGTCTTTAAAGAAGATCAGCGTCGGGATGCTCATCACGCCGAAACGGGAAGCCGTTTCCGGATTTTCATCGACGTTCAATTTCGCGATTTTCACGCCGTCTCCAAGCTCAGTGGACAATTCGTCCAGAATCGGAGCAAGCATTTTGCAAGGACCGCACCAAGGAGCCCAGAAGTCTACTACAACAGTACCCTGACCTTGAATCTCGGTGTTAAAAGATTGGTCAGACACATTAACGATTGCCATGATATATTCCTCCTAAAATGTATTGTGGCGACAGGCTTCCGTACAGACGCATCAGCGATGCCGACTGCGAAAGGATGTCAAAGGGTTTTGCGAAGCGGAGTCC encodes:
- the trxA gene encoding thioredoxin, translated to MAIVNVSDQSFNTEIQGQGTVVVDFWAPWCGPCKMLAPILDELSTELGDGVKIAKLNVDENPETASRFGVMSIPTLIFFKDGQPVDKVVGLNSKESLKNIVAKHQ